A stretch of the Sulfurimonas sp. HSL3-1 genome encodes the following:
- the nusG gene encoding transcription termination/antitermination protein NusG, giving the protein MAHQWYSIQTYAGSERSVKNAILNLVDEHNLGDKIKEVVVPTEDVIEVKDGKKKISERSLYSGYVFINVDLDTPTQHLIQSLPRVSGFIGEANHPTPLSDNDINTILDRVENRAAPKPKVYFENGEMVRIIDGPFANFTGTVDEYDLEHGTLKLNVSIFGRSTPVDISYTQVEKII; this is encoded by the coding sequence ATGGCACATCAATGGTATTCTATCCAGACCTATGCAGGCAGCGAACGCAGCGTTAAAAACGCGATCCTCAACCTGGTCGACGAGCATAACCTCGGCGACAAGATTAAAGAGGTCGTCGTCCCGACGGAAGACGTCATCGAGGTCAAAGACGGTAAGAAAAAGATCAGTGAACGTTCCCTCTATTCCGGTTACGTTTTTATCAATGTCGATCTCGACACGCCGACGCAGCACCTGATCCAGTCGCTGCCGCGCGTCTCCGGGTTCATCGGTGAGGCTAACCACCCGACGCCGCTGAGCGACAACGACATTAACACGATCCTCGACCGCGTCGAGAACCGCGCGGCGCCGAAACCAAAGGTCTACTTCGAAAACGGCGAGATGGTCCGCATCATCGACGGCCCGTTCGCGAACTTTACGGGTACGGTCGACGAGTACGACCTCGAACACGGTACGCTCAAACTCAATGTTTCGATTTTTGGGCGCAGCACCCCGGTGGACATTTCGTACACCCAGGTCGAAAAAATTATTTAA
- the rplK gene encoding 50S ribosomal protein L11 — translation MAKKVMGYIKLQIQAGAANPAPPVGPALGQRGVNIMEFCKAFNEKTKDKAGFKVPTIITVYNDRSFSFVTKQPPASALLMKAAGIKKGSDNPLKNKVAKITKAQLMEVVKMKIADLNTDDEEMAANILAGSARSMGLEITE, via the coding sequence ATGGCAAAGAAAGTCATGGGTTATATCAAGTTGCAAATTCAAGCCGGCGCTGCCAACCCGGCACCTCCGGTCGGTCCTGCGCTGGGTCAGCGCGGCGTCAACATCATGGAATTCTGTAAAGCATTCAATGAGAAGACAAAAGACAAAGCGGGCTTCAAAGTTCCGACCATCATTACGGTCTACAACGACAGAAGCTTCTCTTTCGTCACAAAACAGCCGCCGGCGTCTGCACTGCTGATGAAAGCAGCCGGCATCAAGAAGGGTTCTGACAACCCGCTGAAAAACAAAGTCGCCAAGATCACGAAGGCGCAGCTGATGGAAGTCGTCAAGATGAAAATCGCCGACCTTAACACGGACGACGAAGAGATGGCAGCGAACATCCTCGCCGGTTCTGCCCGTTCTATGGGCCTCGAAATTACAGAGTAA